A genomic region of Rhipicephalus sanguineus isolate Rsan-2018 chromosome 1, BIME_Rsan_1.4, whole genome shotgun sequence contains the following coding sequences:
- the LOC119379025 gene encoding protein FAM136A: MAEDAAQRVQTAVGNMVKDLDNSCLRKILGNMHRCAVKCCDDSSLSMDGARTCIVNCSEPLNKAQDKVEGELGNFQDRIQMCVKQCENDVRDQMSSKTTEAEASKLKDQYSSCVVKCADKHIALLPQMHRRMKESLSTL; this comes from the exons ATGGCTGAAGATGCTGCTCAGCGTGTTCAAACTGCCGTGGGCAACATGGTCAAGGATCTCGACAACTCTTGTCTCCGCAAAATATTG GGCAACATGCACAGGTGTGCAGTTAAGTGTTGTGACGACTCCAGCTTGTCAATGGATGGTGCTCGCACATGCATAGTGAACTGCTCAGAACCTCTAAACAAAGCCCAAGACAAAGTTGAAGGTGAACTTGGAAACTTTCAG GACCGCATACAAATGTGTGTAAAGCAGTGCGAGAATGACGTGCGGGACCAGATGAGCTCAAAGACGACAGAAGCAGAAGCGTCCAAGCTGAAAGACCAATATAGCTCATGTGTTGTGAAGTGTGCAGACAAACATATTGCTCTTTTGCCACAGATGCACCGAAGGATGAAAGAGTCGCTAAGCACACTTTAG